CTGATGGCAGATGTCAGAGAAAGTgagaggagagggatggaggacGTGGATGGACGTGCCTCCCAAAGCCAGGAACACTTGGAGATGGCCTGGTTCTGGGGAAAAAGTATGAGTTCAGCTCTGTACATTCAGATGTGCAGTGTCTGTGGGTTAGCTGGGTTGGATTACCGAGTGGACCGTTGCATCCATGGGTTGGGAATTtaggagaggggctggaagttGTCAGCACGGGGGTGGTACCTGAAGTAATTAGACTAGATGAGATCATTTGGGAGGGCCTGGAAGGAAAGCCTTGTTTTAAGGATGGAGCCTGAGTTTGGATGTGAATAGAGGCGAGGACGTGGAGGCTAGCAAATATAGACAAGCTATTCAAGAGGGTTAGCTGTAACCAGAAGGAGGAACGTGATGCAGTAACCAGAATAACCTGGGGTGAagaagggttttgtttgtttgctgatgGACAAGACACACTTGGATCTTTAGAGTCTTGGGCTGTACTTCCAGGGTTGCGTGGACAGCAGTGTGAGCTAGCCTGTCATGGTGACACCAGGTGACAGTCACTAAGGGGTCTTTTCTAATGGACCTTCAGGGACCGAATGTGGCAGATTGCTCTCCAAAGATGGCCACCACCATATCTTCCACCCCACATGCCCTTCTGCTAAGTGACCTTGTCTTTCCCCATCAGGAGGCAGACTGTCAGCCCCTCCCCTGGAACCTGAGCGTCCCAGCTGACATGCTCCAGCCATAAGGCAGCAGCAAGAGCTTTCACTGGGGACTATGACCGGGTCCTTAGAAGTCCTGCAGTTCCTCGTTGGACATTCAGGCAGGTTCTCTTGGGACATCCCCAGCAGAGCCAGCCTTCATGCTATGGGAGCCCAGGCCATGGAGGGCCCATGTAGGTACTGTGGTCAGCAGTCAGGGCCGAAGGCCCAGCCCACACCAGCACTGAGCATAGCCATGTGAGTGACCCTGCCTGGACGTCAGCCCCGTCAGAACCACAGATGACTCCAGCACACATGGAAGACTTCCAAAGGAGCACAACGCAGTGAAGCTCAGTCAGGAAGTGGGAAAGATGGTTTTTTTTCAAACTGCTGTTTCCCGGTAGTTTGTTTTGCAGTAATAACCAGGACAGTCTTTTCACTGCATCCTTCGATGGTTCCCCTGGGTCCTAAAAGCCCACGTGTGGacccagcctcatctcccacaccccagctcagccacttCCCACTTTTCTCTAAATGCAGTCTTTAACGGGTTCCGGTCCGGGAAGTCTCTGCTCAGACCCCAGCCTTTTATCCTGTGTTAGTGATTGTCTCCTCTGGGTCCATGTCAGATTTCTCTTCCTTCTAGTGTTCTCAACCACCTCCCTGTTCCTTCTCAGGGTTGGGAATGTCTCATCCACAAGGCGATGATGGGGACACAGAGGGTGTTACATcaatttgggttgtttcaacATTGGTCCCAGCCAGCAGAAAGGATTCAGACCGGGAGCCTCCCAAATCTTCCTGTGGCTACACGTGACAGTACTATCACAAAACCCATAGGATTTCACTCCAAACACATTTCTCACTTTAGGTCAAAAAGTTGGAAATGGAAGCACTTATGAGGGAAGGTGACATTGAGGGTCCAGCGTGGCACGTGGTCCAGTACAGATGGACTTGACCAGAGGCTGCTGGAGGCCTTGTGGGCTGAGACCCGAGTTGTCCTCCACCTCATTTCCTCGTGAGGAGTTACAGGGTCTATTAACTAAAAACTTCCACTTACTCTTTATTTCCTTGAGtaggaaaatgagaattttaaatccAAAGAGAGCGAATGAAACTCTGCACTTTCTTAGCCTACAGAATGCTgggaggtttttggtttttttttttttttttttttaataagttcagAAATTCTGTAGCTAGGTATACATTAGGCGTCAGACTCTCACTTTTGATGCTTTCCCCTATTGTCCACCTGTGAGACCACAAGACTATTTTTGAAGCCCAGCCTGAAATCTAGGAGCTGATCCTTCATCCCTTACggacagaaagacaaacattctTGCCTTTCCTCGACTGCAAAGTAGCCCAGGGTCTTCACTAACAGATGCTAGAAACTGGCTCTGTGACATTCATCCTGAAACTCCGCTGGGTTGCAACCACTGTGGGTCAAATGATCATGATCTCGAACACCCTTTTCTCATTTGGAagtcatatgtatgtatgttcactTTTCTGAAAtgtgaatcttttttctttattaaaataatttagctCTGTCCTTTAGATTGTTTGTCAAATTTTGCTCCATTCAAGGGTTGGATCAGACACAGCCAAAGGGCAGCTGACATGAGATGTGCATCTTTATAGCTAGAAGAACCAGAAGGCCACCCAGGCACTCTCCTATTGGACCACTGGCCCGTCAGTCATGTCTTCAGAGCCCAATTATACTTTTTACTCTATTTAACTTACGGtgttaaatacagaaaaaagccCCACCTCTACTctgaaattaagttttattttaaaaagtaaaacttcatacatccttttaaaacatgaacattaaaaatttattagGGAAGTCGATCATACAAACCTATTTACAGCAGTAATTAAAGTGGTCACAGTTCACCATTTTGGAAAATGTCACAGGACTCAAGTCACAGCTTGGATCTTCAATAATTCAAGTATTTCACACAATAAGGTCTGGTCAGTTTTAAGGTAACGTCCTATCTCTGGGTACTCTGTTCTCATCCAGTCCTTGAGGGTCAGACTGTAGGAAAACTGGCCGCGGAGGCAATGCCACAGTGGTTGTTTCGGTCTTTGGCCATCTTTATGTAGCCCTTCATGCCCCAGCCTTCACCCCagctgaaagaagagagggttttccattttatacaaagaatcaaacacatttatctttaCCAGTCACAGCACCGGAGACGTAAACAGTGCACCAGAGGCCAAGACAGATTCAGAAAGAAGCAAGAAAGACAGCTGTTCTTGCTCATGGTTGAGTTCTGAACGTGCAAATAACGTCTATCCCCAAACCTTTCACAGAACTGTAAAATTAGACACAGAAAACGGAAACTCTTGGGGCCAGATGTGGCTCAGAATTaagaacattttcaaatttaGAAATGCATTGGTATCCAAACTACCTCGATACCCGAGGCAAGCTCCAGACAGCGTCTCAGTGTCACAGCCAAACATGAACACGTCTGTGTTCGCCCTGAGTCAGGCAGAGACTTCAGAAGTGTGCTTAAGGGTGTGAAGACCTGTATCCAAACACTGATGTCCTTTTCCATCTCAAATATAAGTATTTTGGGCATTTCATACCTGTTCTTGACGAGccaatatttatcattatttgtgCCTTGTCCTTCAAAGCCGTAGCCCACCAGCAGAACGCCATGATCTAGGTTTTCAGTGCTGCAGTCTGGATCGtaataaatacctaggaatgtaATACAATGTTGGGGTGAGGACCTCCAAGAGACACGTGACAGTAACCCAGCCTATCAAACCAGGATAAGGGAGGCACCCCCAAATTCCGCTAAATGACATAAATCCAGataagatttaaaaacaagatCTTTTTTATCTAGGCCAGGGATTTAGGCCTTCACCTAATACTAGCAGAAATACAACGTGGCACAATCTCCTTTGTCATCAGCTTGTTAAGAGGCATAAAAAACTGCTCCTTAAAGCCTTGTCATTTTACTTTTAGGATGTCGTCTAAGGAAACAGCACAGAACGCAAAATGACTTGAGCCAAGAAGTTCTTCCCAGTTTTAATTACAGTTATAAAATTCTTCAGTAGGGGACGGCATAGCTCATTGGCAGAgtatgtgtttagcatgcacaaggtcctgggttcaatctctggtaccttcattaaaaaaataaatgaacctaattaccaccgccctccaaaaaaaaagagaaaaaaccaaacacaaaaacaaaaccaaaattctttggaaaattttaaaggtctaacaACTGGAAAAAAGTATATTAAGTTATATGAATCAAATTAAGTAGCTATTTAGATATATTTACAAAGTGCCTAAAATCATGGGGATGTGGTTTAAGGAATGTCAAATGGACACACCAGGCACAAATACCACAAATACCACATACACAGAACGAACAACTATGTTAAATCTACACACCCCAAAACTGTACACTGAATTCTACACAGCAAAGAGTCAGTCTTTGCTGTATGTCATGGTGGTTCTCCAATTTTTCTGCCTAAATTTCCACATGAACAAATGTTTACCTTTTTTATAGAACTGGAAAGAGGTAAGGCTTGCATCTATACCAACAGAGATGGGCCCCACACTTGCTACTGCGTTCAATAGGGCCTTCTCCTCCTTAGGGATGTCCATGAATCCAGTGTCGTTGGCAGCAGAATCCTGGGGTCTGTAATGGCAGGTTTCATCCTTTCAAAGGTAAAGGGGAAGAGCCTTGATTAATACCATCCCCCTCCTGGGGTACATAAGTTCCAGACCGTTTTGCAGCTTAATGATTTCCAAGTCAAGTTCATTATAAAGCATCCCAGGAGATGAAATGCTATCGGTTGTTTTGAAATGGGAAAAGTTAGCTGGTGTCTTGTCAAGGAGTCTACTTGTCTGTAAGAAACTTGACTCTGGAGAAATTTGTACTTATACAGGATGTATGTATATTTCtacatatatagaaatattaaGAGCTTTATGGTAACTATCTAAACAGACAACTGTATGCTGCTAACATATTTTAACGACAGTTCTGACAGTGTGCAGGTATAGATTCTACGATCTAAAATGTGAATTCTAAACATGGAATCTGTTTTCCCCAAAAGCATTCAACTTTGATAACAAGAATAAGGAGCTCCATTTACCTTTCCAGAATATGGATAGGATTTCTCTGAGTCCAGGCCTCCGTTGTCCTTAACATACTGGAAGGCATAATCCATTAGGCCACCGTTGCAGCCCTCATTGCCTTGAGGCCAAGAGCAGTCCACCAGATTCTGCTCACTCAGTGAAACAAGTTTGCCAGTTTTCCGGAACATCTGGCCTTCAAGGGCACCAGTGGCACTAAAAGCCCAACAAGAACCACACGGaccctgaaaacaaaattttaaagcttttagtCTACAAAACAAATAGCAAGACTTTGACAATAGCCCGTATTTCTGAAAATGCTTAAAAACTAGCAAActgcagataaacaagtttctgctgtatggcacggggaactatattcaatatcttgtagtagctataatgaaaaagaatacgaaaaggaatctatgtatgtatatgtatgactgaaacattatgctatacaccagagattgacacattgtaactgactatactacaataaaaggagaaaaagtaaaacaaacaaacaactagTGACCTGCATTCGGTTCCACAGTCTGCCGGAGCAAGGATGACAATTCCTACATGGCTTTACTCTTGGTGAGAGATCTGCTGAATACAATCATACCTGGTTCTTCACAGGAGTTACATAGCCCTTCTCTCTCCAATCCAAAGAAGCAGGGATGGAAGCATCGACAGCAACTGGGAACATTTTCCCCATCTTGCTCTTCTTGTTTTGAAAGCTATTCATCGCCTGTCTGAATTCTCTCCTGGTCttcaaggaaaaggaaacagaatgttGAAAAGTGAGAGATTTGAAGTACTTAGGAGAGGAGACACAAAAAGTTAAGCAACTCATGCCACACTCACCATGTCACCAAATGCATTCATTGCCATGGTGAAGCTATGTTTCCTTTGTCTGTATTCTCGATTGTGCAGTTCaatgattttcatattcttctcccACACTGCTCTCCTCCATTGTTCTTCATTCTAAAGGCAAACATGTAACCTAGCCTCTTTATTTCTACTTAAAACCAACTCACCTTCACCAAGTGGATTTGcaaacagaaaggaagagaaagcatgGTCAGATCTACTTTCTACTCCCAGGAGCTGTTCTCCAGCGCTCACACAACAGGGACGCACGCCCATACTGTACTTAGTAACGGGTACAACGAAGTTATTGCCTTGGTAAGAGCCAGCCTCAAGAAGCTACTCTCTGCTGTAAACTCCCAAGAGCATGGATCATTCTTTGCAGGGGTTTCAGATGGAGAGTTTCAGATGTTACCAACCGGGCCATATAGTTTTCTGTGCGTTGCCTTCCACTGTTGCCACTGTGCATTTAATCGGTCATCATGTTTTGGAATAGCTGAGGCTATTCCCAAGCAAAGGGCAATCAGGAACACTGAAGGATTCATGTTTCAAAAACCTAGGTAGGAAGAACAAATGAGTATCTAATTGGATCGATCTTTCTGAAAATCCGTCTTACTTTTTAATGAGATGTTATACACTGTGGTGGAGTAAAAACATTGAATGTATACTCCTAAGTATTTATGACAAGGGTTGTAGAAGGCTAAGGATGTGGGTGGAGAAAAACTGCCCAGAGCACCGCCTTTTCCGCGCGGGGCCAGGCCAGGGGGCGTGCCGCCCCgcttcccgccccccccccccccccccccggcgcACGCCGGCTGCTCCCAGAGGATGTTGACGCGGCACTGGGAGTCGCGGGTCCTGCTGTGTCTGGTCCGCGCCTTCCAGGAACGCCTCTTTCCCAAGCCCCTCAGGCCCTCGACCCCCAAGGCTAGCGCTCCGGCTGGTTCCCAGATGGCCCCGCCGCGCCAGGGCCCGGCCCGGGGCGCTTACCTGTAGCGGGCGCAGCGGTGCAGGCACTGCTAACAGCCGCGGATCCCGGGACGTCCGAGACAGCGCTGGGGGCGCAAGGCCTCCCCATTTAAGGCTCTGGGAGTCCGCtcggccggccccgccccccggccaGCCAGCGCCCCGATTGGCTGAGATGCCTGTGGGCGGGGCCCCTGAGTGTTGGGACTCCCGGCGCGTGACAAGTCTGGTCCCAACTTGCCCCGGTGCCAGCCTCAGGGGGCCGGAGGGCTGCGAGCGGGGGGCCCCCGTCAGcgttgggggggggagggggagggggaagtccGACGGCTCCCCTGACGCAACTAATTCATGCACTCGGGTGGTTCACGAAAAGCTCACTGGGAGGCCC
The nucleotide sequence above comes from Camelus dromedarius isolate mCamDro1 chromosome 10, mCamDro1.pat, whole genome shotgun sequence. Encoded proteins:
- the CTSL gene encoding procathepsin L — translated: MNPSVFLIALCLGIASAIPKHDDRLNAQWQQWKATHRKLYGPNEEQWRRAVWEKNMKIIELHNREYRQRKHSFTMAMNAFGDMTRREFRQAMNSFQNKKSKMGKMFPVAVDASIPASLDWREKGYVTPVKNQGPCGSCWAFSATGALEGQMFRKTGKLVSLSEQNLVDCSWPQGNEGCNGGLMDYAFQYVKDNGGLDSEKSYPYSGKDETCHYRPQDSAANDTGFMDIPKEEKALLNAVASVGPISVGIDASLTSFQFYKKGIYYDPDCSTENLDHGVLLVGYGFEGQGTNNDKYWLVKNSWGEGWGMKGYIKMAKDRNNHCGIASAASFPTV